A region of the Phoenix dactylifera cultivar Barhee BC4 chromosome 10, palm_55x_up_171113_PBpolish2nd_filt_p, whole genome shotgun sequence genome:
CATGGTAATAGAGTTATAGAGCTACGGAGTGGGTCCCACCTAAAGAAAACATCTCTCGCTTCTTCCCAAAGATGGACGGTCAAGATCTGCTTGATCTCGGCGAGTTGATCAGAAATGCGGCTTCCGAAAACAAAAAGACGCAGGCTATCCATGACTCGCTTTTGATACTTCGCGGCGATGTTGAAGCTCTCCCGCTTCCTGCCTTCCAGGTAActgaaccctaaccctaaccctaatacCGTCGCGTCCTCTTCTTCTCATACTCCATAATACATTTTTCCATTCAATTCCACACAGTGGATTATATAGTCGCTCGATTTGACCTTGATTGCTTGCGTCTatcttttgattttaattttttttttttataaatatgtcGAGTATATTAGAATTTATGGCGTTCTTTGATGCAAAACGACGAGGGATTGCTTCGAAATGGTTTCTAAAACACATGAAAGGACTTTAGAGGAGTAATCCTTAGTCTGTGGCGATCAGTTCTGTGGGGATTGGAGTTTATGAGTCCCTGGGGAATACCAGTTTTCTGTAAATATTTGTGAGATTAACAAGATGATAGTGGAATCATGAAAGATGTGGTGGAAGTATGTAATCTGGTATACTTACTATTGGATAAGGGCTGGGGCTGCAAGAAAGATTGGGATTTGGGTTTAAGATGTGCCGGACCTGACCATGTTTTGGGACTGTAACTGACCTTGTTGGAAACGGATTTGCTTAGTTCCAGGTTTGGTCTTGTATACCTAGTTTGGGACCCGTTAGATTGGTTTGTTAATATCAGGTTGGGTCTGGCCGTTGATCTGAATCTGTGCCTAGGTTTCGGAATTTCAGGTGAGGCCCCTGACTCACTTGCAGCCATATGGGTTGTAAAAATGTTACGGGACAGTTTTTAGTGAGACTTTTAATTTAAAATGGAAATCTTCTATATGTGTTTGGCTAGTTGGCCAATATTGGTGGCTTAGAATTAAATGCTTTCATATTGCCTAGGAGTAGCGTTCACTTTTTCCCCCTGTTTTTGTTGCAGGTGGAGGGTTGCTAGGCATGTATTTTGGAGTCATCAAGTGTCTTTCAAGTTTCTGCATGTGTTTTGGCTTTTCATggttattcaattttttttgtgaCCAcgatattgattttttttcaagTTAAAAGGGATTCCTTTAAGTATTGGATCATCTAGGTTAGCCTCTCGATCTTTTGTTACTAACGAATAGCCTTGTACAAATTTAGGTTGAGTTGTTTGCAACATAaattcctatatatatatatatatatatatatatatatatatatatatatatatatatatatatatatatatatatatatatatattggagtTAAGCAAAACCTCAGCTAGATTTTGTAGTCTCTTCTTTACCCCTGTCTTGTGCTTAATATTTTGGCTTCTATGATGTTGGATCAAATGCTAAGCCACCAAGTAAATGGATCTTAATAATTTCTTAAAACTTAATGTTGCTGCATGAAAGGTAGAGAAAGAAATTGTAAGTTAAATATACACCATTAGATTGATAGGACACAGCACAATCACCACAAATAGGTTTAGTTTCAGAAAACAACCAGAAGTTGGCTCTATATTTTGGGTGATATGAGGATGCTACTGGGCTACCATGAATTTTTCTACAGCATATAGTATACCCTTATGTGCCTCTGCTTAAACCTTTTCAACCCAACTTTTTGGTAATTTGATATTTGTCGGGAAGCTCTTTTGAAGTGATGCCCATTGGTATAGGTCCTGGCTTCAAATTCAGTGTGGATTTTATATGGTGAATATTCTTTTAGCCAATACGAGAGGAATAAAGCATTGCTCACAGCTACTTGGTTTGTACCATGACCGTCAATCATGGACCATGAATTCTGTACATTTATTTGTATCAAGTTGGACAATgtagaaattaaagaaaaataactccAATTTTTCACTTGGATTTGGTGAGATAAGGTATCAATTGCATGTCATTCACAGCATACGCCGCATATTTCAGAGCAGTGGTTGGATGTGTACAAATCAAAGTAACATTTTTCTGCTCCTGGGTACATCAAATGTGTTTAAAACCTGAACAGCTGGTTATACTCCAATAATTGGCTGTATTTTCCAAAATTTGTTGTGATTCTTCTATGCATCATGTTTATTATAGCACTCAACATCTCAAATATAAAAGCGTACTAGATAGGTGGCTAAGCTTTGGGAAAAAATGCTGTAATCTTATGATATACTAAAACCATGTATTTTTCTAGGTAACAGGTAGAATTGTAATCTGTTTAATATAACTTCAAGTTTCCGCTTTATGTCTATGTGTGAAACTCTCTCTGTGAAATGGTGTTTTTATTGAATGATTTTATCGAACTTTTATATGGATAAACAGAAATGAACAGGCCAGGAACTTTTTATTGAGGAAGGCTACTAAAATAAAGGATACCTTTTGGTTGAGTGCTTTTAGTTCTCAACATGGTATTTCAACCTCTGGACCAGATCTTGTGGCAAATGGTATGGTTCTATCCAATTAGACATACTTTCGCTTGCTGCCCCCCAAATCTTATACATTGTTGATTTCATCTGTTTGATCTCTTATTCTCCAGCAGGAAATTTCTCAGGCAGAAGATTTGCACAATACACAATTTTTAAAGGGAAAGCTGCCCTTTCTGTGTCACCAAAGTTACCAAGTTTCTGTATAATGGATGTATGTTTTATTTGTTCTATTCTTTTCTGCATTCTTGttttgatatcttttgcttGAAATTATCAACTGCTATTTTAACAGTCAGGGAGTTCTAGAGTTGACCGAAAGGGTGGTGTAATGCTGACATTTTGGCCTGCTGTTGGGCAACGGAAATACGATTGGCAAAAGAAGCAGGTAATGATCATTCTTTCTTTTGATCAGGGATCCCCTATTGAATCAGCTCTCTTCTTCATGCTTTGGCCTATTTCACTCTTGTTAATAGATTTTGGTTGGATACTGCTAAAGGTTTTGGGTTTATTCTAAATTATTTATGGTGTTAAGGCTGAAACAAGTTGGTTTTTCATAAAGTTGGATTTTGTGACTGCTAAAAAGTTGACATTTTGGATAATTCCATCTTCCTTGGTTTGCCTCTTTATTCTATATTTAATTGTACGTCATTTCTGGTTAATCTTCTTCTGTAGGTCTTTGCTTTATCACCTACTGAAGTTGGAAGCTTGATAAGCCTAGGCCCTGATGAATCTTGTGAATTTTTACACGATCCTTCAATGAAATCAAGGTTTTGCGGCATTTTGCCATGTTTTTATAGTAATAAAAATGCTTCCATTCAGTTGTTTGGCATTTGATTTACACTCCTATGGTCTCTCACATACATGATTTTTCACTGAACATTGGTCATACAGTCTTGAAGGCCAGGTGAAGAAATCACTGTCAGTTACCCCACTTGGCAATAGCAGTGGCTATTTCCTTAATTTGAGTGAGtaattttctgtttcttctaATATGTCAATTGCATTATTATTGTCTTTTTAAAGAACACATTCATTGTTTCAACAGCCCTGTTTGTTCCAATTGTTTGTttcagttctttttaagtttgctTATCTCATTTTTATGTGGAATAAATTGGGAATCAGGGATTTTGAAACAGCAAGAAATGTGTTGCCTTGCTTAAATGAATTGGAAAAAAGCTGGTTGTTTTACCTGTATTTTTCAGagcaacttttatgttttatcacgtcaattattttgtttttaaagAATAAAGCATCCTTAAGCTATCCAATTGAAAATTCTATATGATAAATTTATGCTTTAAAATCTCTATCATGAAATTCTCAACGATTAATTTATGCTATGACCAtgttttattttctaaattttgtaAAATCCTTAAACTGTTTGTTAAAAATTTATGGTTTACAAATTTCTAAATCTCTCAAAATGtcttttttgaaataaaaattcTCCTTGCTGCCTCCTTTTTTCATCAACCAAGATTCTGCggagtattaattttggaatCTCAAACGTTttatattattgaaaagaaataaaacttGATTTTGTAGGTAAACTTTTTGTCATGCGAGTTAGGAAAGAACAATCTCCTAGATTGTCTGacagaaaaatataagaaaaagaactgCAAGAGAAATGCTGATTACGCAATTTCCCGCTGATTAATTGAAAGCAGTCCACCATAATGAACATTATCTTACAGTATGTTAACCTTACTTCATTTTACCATCCATGTTAAGTGATTGATCCAGTTGGTTGGTCAAGAGTATGTATCAAAGGATTGTAGAGACAATTTTCTTAACCAGCCGTGAGGCTAGaattaaaatatctttttgtGATTTTGAATGTTTAAGGATTCTCTGATTGGATAAGACAAACataacacacacacatacacatgtACACGCGCGCGTGCGCACACATGCGTATATATAATGATCACCAAATTTTGCTGAATGTTAAGGACGAAATGTGGATAGGGGTCTATTTAGAGGAGGATTTGGACCTACTGCACCTATTGCCTTTTTGTTGGAGAAACCCCCTGCCATATTGTCCATCACAATGCACATTGTTATATAGGTAAATGCCCAATTTCACTGAGCACTGGATACCAAATATGGAGGGGGAGTCTCTTTAGAGTTGGATTTGTGTAACGGGCCTGCAGCCCTTTTGCAATTGGCCTTTGGTTAAAGGTTGAGTAGCCTGAATTCTGAGTAGTCAGTGTGGTGGGTGTTTATCATGTTGTCTTTGTGGAGAAAACATGTCATGACAGAGGTGGAAGCTTAACACTATCTGGAGATCTGACTGGGCAGGATCAAGTTCAGGATCTCCATTCAGTGTGGCCATTCTCGGACCCATGTACTCCTAGGAAGGTTGGCAAGTAAGATTACTGGTCCTCTGCCCTCAAGGATAGATCTTATCAATGTATATTTTTACAGAGTTCAGAAAGTCTCATGCtgcaattatcttttttttagcAAGATTTTACTTTATTTAAGATAATTGGTGGACCTATTTAAACAAAGTTGGGATAACTAAAACGTCTTCTACCTTGTAAACTTTAAGGCACAATGGATCTCTTTTTGATGGTTAGCTTACAAAATCAACTGATGGAATATCTTCATTTGAGTGTTGAAATTGGATAGGTAGAAATCATGATATTATAACTCTCTTGAGGATGGTGTTGCAGTAGTAACTTCGTATAGCGTAGTGGTCTTACAGTAACATACAATGAGGGATGATGATACAATTGTGCTTCAATCAGCAGCTGATTGGTAGAAGAAATAAAGAGAGGGCCTTATTCTTCATTTGAAAATTGGAGTAATCAATTTGAGATGGCATAAAgtgtttctctatttttttattcttgttgACATTTGACatcttttttctgtttctttcctggggtttatttaatttaaagatatttttccCCTTTTACGAAATACTATGCAGATGTTGTGAATACCGTCCAGAAGACAAATGAGCGCTTTTCATTACCAGTTACAAAGGCTGAGTTTGCAGTGATGCGCACAGCATTAAGTGTAAGATTTTGCAATCCAATTATTTATTTGTCATCCATGCTGAACTAAAAAATAGTCATTTTGCTCAATATTTACTGGAAAAGTGTTATAAATCATTTTTGGCTACCGTTAGAATGCAATATGAAGATCTAGTCCAGTCAAACACTTTATTTCTCTCAATATTACTCCTGGACTATGGATTACATTTAGTTCGGATTCCAACTGATTTATCATTCCTTTTGTTATTATATTTGCGATAATTGATGAACAGTGTACCATTAAGGGATCCATATGCACATGAAAATTGGCATCATTATCATTAAAGGTTGAATCAGCAAACAGCAGTCTGTACATACTCATTTCTTTGAGAAAAatgagaaacaacaaaaaagaaTATATCTAAATGTGAGAATAGGTTTCATAATTTAGCGACAAATAAAACTCAGGATGATAGTTAATCACTTCagagtttatattgtttcagatGCATGCGTTTGTGTGCCATGTGTTTCTTTGCATATACATAAACAGCATGTTTCTTGTGCAAAGTATATCAGCCAATTTCGTAATGATGTATTTGCATATGCACATATTTGCACATttgacaaaaaaagaaaaattgatagtGCATTACTGCATTGTTTGTATGTGATTACGATCTCCATAAATCTCATTCTTAGTTTACCTCCTTTGTCAGACACTGATATCGTTCATTGACCTGCCATACCAAACTGATCACTGGACATGCTGGTTGTGCCCTTGTAATAGACTGTTTTCTTAACTTGACTTCTATCCGTGTACTGTTCACTCTATTTAGGCTCTCCATGCTATTTTCTCTCTGTGCATTGGAACGCCTTGAACCTTCCCCGAACATGTACAGACGCAATTTAACTTTTGCTGCCATATGTTCAATGCTTGTCATTGAGCTCTTGTTTTTTATTTCCCTTCCATTGTCACCTGCTGTTCTTTCTCGCTTCTGAAGCTTTATCCACCATATTATATCATTATCGTTACTACTGACAAATGGCACTgttattaaaattatataagCAAGTGCTCCTCTACACCGTCATGCAGAAAGTTCAATTTTCTCTTATGTGCCTTAATCATGCTAGTTCCGAACCTTCTATGCTTCATTCCCCTTTTAGTTCTCTTTCAACCCGCTGCTTCGGTAAAAATGAACACCCACATGTACTTGGAAGTTTTTTGGGTCATCTAAGTTAATGGGTAGACAGACAATTGGATGCTTTCTTGAGTGTTCTAAATTGAAGATGGATGTGTAAAAATGCCAAGATTCAGTCTTCTTGGTTATATGACCAAGTATATTTTTTGTTAACGGCAGTGCTTAACTATCTAGACAGATGTTTCTGTGGGTATCATTAACATGCACAACAGAGACAAAAAATGCACCCAATATACTCGATATCTTTATCATGCTTAGTAGTGCATACGCATATGGATATGTCAGTATGATTTCATGTGTGTTTTTTTTGTGACGTTAATGACTTCTATGTGGCTCCTAACATCTCTTCTCTGCAGTATGTATTGCCACACATCATGGGCTGGGACCAAGTCATCGGTCCGCGGCTGCCAAACATCCCGCAGAACACTCCAAGGCAGCGAAGGGAGGTGCTGCCAGACCCGGATTTTGAATGGGGAAGGTGATATTAAATGTGTATTTTGCATCACACCTCTCGTCATTGGAAAGAAGTGACCATGTAATCTGCCACAGTCAGGCCTAAATATTCTCTTGGAATCCCCAGATGTATGTTTGAACTTGTTGGGCAATTAAATCGCTCATCTATATTGTTGGCTATATATAACATCAGGTTTTGTTTAGGGCCTGTTTGGTTTGGTGTTAAGTTTGGCAATTTTTGCTCTTTAAATTGGGCCATTGCAGGAACTTATTTTAGCTCCACTTCAGGCCAACCAAATGCTGCTCCCATGAGCCAATCTGAGTTTGGATGCCCAGTTGTGGACAACTGAACAGACAAATAGAGATCATTCTGGAGCTTTCCCGGAATTACTGGTTTTCCAGcatggaaaaaaagaaagctaCATGAGATTATCAcctaaatttcaaaaatttaaatttgtcaCACTTTGCCATTGTTCTCATTCTATATTTCTTTGAAAAATGGAAATGTCTGATATAGCCGGGATGAGCTGCATCATTGGGTTTGCATTTTCCAAACAGAGTATAATGCTTATGTAGTTCCTCGAGCATTCTCCTGCATGCTCTTGAGCATTAGTTCATTGGCTTGTTCCCGTCTTTATTTATGTAGTTAATGCATCTTGCTGATAATCCACTATCTGATTCATGGGTTGTGAAATCtcaaatggttttttttttaatgtaattGTGTGGTTCCGCTCCAAAATGCAGCAGGATATTCTGAATATGGATGACCATTCCCTTTACGCAATTATTTTGTTCATGATAAGAAATTTTTTAAGTTATATTATGTTCTGATTAGACCAGAAAAGATCTATGGTGATACGTTTTCTCAAGGTTTTTGATGATCCTTTCTTGCCAATCTTTACCTACGCATAAAGATGCAGCCACAAGGCCAATCCTCtgatcaaaatttaaaaaaacttaTTGGCAATTAAAAACTGCTATATTGGTCATGGTTTAAGCTAATCTATGTAGATGGTAAAAATAGGTTGGTCAGCCATTCATTGTAGGCTTTGGAAAGGATATGTATGGAGAGGATGTTATttgtatgtcaaatttataatcTTTATATCATAATGGAGCAATTTTACTATTTTAATTCCTTTTATCTAACTAAAGAGTAACTTATTGAAATTAAACTGCAGTGGTGCTGAAGAATACTAGTAGCCCTTATTCTAAGTTAAAGAAGCACCTGGGCTACTCCATGGGCAAATTCTCTGTAGACAAATCCTCTAAGCCGCATTTGGTCACAACTCTCAATGGTGAAAATGAGTTGAACGTGAGCCGAGTGAGGCATAACTCTAGCTCTCGCTTGGCTCATTTTGTAATTGAGCCAATTTTGAGCTAGTGCATTTCATTTTGACTGGAGCTCGGCATATACACGAATAGCTTGTTTACAAGATCTAATAAAATTTTGAGATCATTTCAGACTTTTATTTAGATAGTTTGAAACAATAAttctaattatattttaattttataatttaaatctattttattctatataatttatattaatatataaaaaataatttaaaataaattatgtgtatattaatattttgagctaattcAAATCAAGCTTGAAAGAGCTAGGTTGAGCTCTCGCTCGCTCATTTCTTAATCAAGTGAGCTTAACTCAAACTAGCACATAAACAACTTTGCTCATTTGCCTACCAAACTTTGTTGAATAAAGCGACGACAAGCTTATTCCAAGCTTTATGTTTGCCCGAGTAACTTTTTAAAACTAGGCATAAGTTTTTATCTCCCCTatcccctaaaaaaaaaaaaaaaaccaaaaaaggtGGAAACATGGAAGTATGCCGGTCAAACTTACTCACATCAtaaatattcaaggaaaaagttGTCATAGACCACTCTTGAGATAAATCCATCATTTATGCCTACCTCCATCCATCCTTTTGGCTTTGTTGGtttagaaataagaaaaatgaCAATATCTGAAGTTATATctataaaaatagctttttctgaTGTAATATAAATAGTTACCACAAACTATTCTAATTTTTGTTGGCCACAGTTTTAGAATAACTTTTGCATGAAGGccataaaaaaacataaaactaAGAATAAATAATTAGAAGCAGAAGGAAAAAAGTATAAATAATTAGAAACAACTTATGACAACCTTCCGATGAAATCGACGTGCATGCTATGAGCAAGTTTGACGAGCATAATAATTCTTGGATTATGCCTTCCCCACAAAGAATATTTGGCAAGTACCAGGTTTTTTCCAATCCTCGTATCTGCTTCATTCCCGGACAGAACGCCGTCTCATGGATGCAAACACGTTCAATTAAAACTTGTTTCAGATATCGCAAACAAAGATCGGTAACAACATTGCCTTGCCTCAGTCCATAATCTCTCTTTGATGATTCCACCATATACCGACAGCGTATCTAGTCTCAGATTGATGTTCTTTTGTCTCCAGAGATCCGTTAACAAACGCATCTCAGCAAAGATATCTTATATCTTAGATGGAGTCAGGCCTGCAACTTTGCCACCCAAGCCACAGACCTCTCTCTTGTGCTCACTTGCCAGCTGTAGCGAACAAGGCCATCAAGTTAGCGCCTATGAGCTGCTTGATGAAATGCTTGTACCAGACTACAAATCATGTAATACCATGATCAAGAACTACACCACCGACCACCAATACCTCAAGGCACTGTCAGTATTCAAATGGATGCAGAACGCCAGATTGAGACCAGATAGCTTTGCGCTTGCAGCGGTTGTGAAATCCTCGGGGGCAATACATGATGCTGGACTTGGAGCAACACTCCATGCATTTGCTGTTAGGGGAGGTTTTTTGACATTTGTGGCAGTCGAGAAGGCGCTAATGGACATGTATGCTAGATTTGACATGCTGAGTGAGTCTTGTCAGGTTTTCAGGGAGATGCGTTGGAGAGATTCGGTCGCTTGGAACGTCCTATTGTCGGGCTATGCTCGTGCCCGGCTTTATGGTGATGCAATGGATTTGTTCCATGCAATGGGTGATGAGGAAGTTAAGCCTACTGCAGTAACCATGGCAGTCATTCTTCCCATTTGCGCAAAACTAAAAATTCTGAAGGCGGGGCAAAGCGTCCATGCTTTTGTTATCAAGATGGGATTGGATTCAGATACTCTAGTCGGAAATGCACTTATATCGATGTATGCGAAGTGTGGTAGTATCATTAATGATGCCTTTAGGACATTCTGTCTCATTGCTTGGAAGGATGTTATCTCATGGAATTCAATGATTGCTGGGTACTGCGATGGTAGTTTCTTTGGTGAAGCCTTTGAATTGTTTTGTCGGATGCTATTGTCAGGTTGGCAGCCTAATTATGCTACAGTTGCTAATATTCTTCCCATCTGTGCATCTGTGGAAGATGGGTGGTGCTATGGAAGAGAACTCCATTGTTATGCACTGCGGTGTGGCTTGGAGGTGGAACTTGCTGTCTGTAATGCACTTTTGACTCATTACTCGAAGGTGGGAGACATGAAAGCAGTTGAATCGATCTTCAAGCAAATGCATTCAAGGGATTTAGTAACATGGAACACTGTAATTGCTGGGTATGCTTTGAATGGATGGCTCTCAAGGGCAATAAATTTGTTTCATGAATTGCTGTCTAGTGAAATAAAACCCGATTCGATCACTCTCATTGGTGTGCTTCCTGTGTGTGCTCAACTAAATGATGTACGAGAGGGAAAGAAGATCCATGGTTACATATTGCGGCATCTTTTGCTCTGCCAAGAAGCATCCACAGGAAATGCACTTATTAGCTTCTACGGGAAGTGTGGCGAACTAGACAATGCACTGAAGACTTTTAAGGGGATTCCAGAGAGGGATTTGATATCATGGAATGCAATGCTTTCAGCTTATGCTGATAATGAACAATGGGAGAAATTTGTGGACCTGTTGAATCAAATGAATCTCAAAGGAATTCAACCTGACCCCGTAACTACTTTAAGTGTGCTTCAGGTAAGTGCTTTCTATGGCATAAAAAAGGTTAGAGAAGCCCATGCTTATTCCCTTCGAGCTGGCTTCACAAGCCAAATGACTGTTGGGAATGCAATACTTGATGCATATGCAAAGTGTGGGAGCACTGATGATGCATTCAGAATGTTCAGGAGCTTGACAGGAAGGAATGTGATCACAGGCAATACAATGATCTCTGGCTATCTGAAGCATGGTTGCCGGGAGGATGCTGAGATGATCTTTGGCCAGATGTGTGAGAGAGATGTAACCACCTGGAATTTGATGATCCAAGTTTATGCTCAGAATGATTGCATAGATCGTGCTTTTGGTCTTTTTCATGAGTTGCAGCACGAAAGAATGAAGCCTGATAATGTTGGTATGATGAGCATCCTTGCAGCTTGTGCACGTCTGGCTTCTGTTCACTTGGTAAGGCAGTGCCATGGCTACATAATCCGTGCTTCTCTTGGAGACGATCACCTGGAAGGAGCTCTCCTCGACTCGTATGCAAAATGTGGAAGCATAAATGATGCTTACAAACTCTTTCGAACGAGCTATCAGAAAGACCTAGTCACATATACTGCTATGCTTGGTGGCTATGCAATGCATGGTATGGCACAAGAGGCACTTGGGGTGTACTCTCAGATGGTTGAATTGGATATAAAGCTAGATCATGTTATCATAACTTCCCTTCTTTCAGCCTGCAGTCATGCTGGGCTGGTAGATGAAGGGTGGAAGCTCTTCAAATCCATTAGTAAGAATCATGGCATTGAACCCACGATGGAGCACTATGCCTGTATGGTGGATCTTCTTGCTCGAAGAGGGCGCTTCAGGGAAGCATACGATTTCATTAAGGATATGCCCTGTGAAGCTA
Encoded here:
- the LOC103711070 gene encoding single-stranded DNA-binding protein WHY2, mitochondrial isoform X4, producing the protein MLKLSRFLPSRNEQARNFLLRKATKIKDTFWLSAFSSQHGISTSGPDLVANGNFSGRRFAQYTIFKGKAALSVSPKLPSFCIMDSGSSRVDRKGGVMLTFWPAVGQRKYDWQKKQVFALSPTEVGSLISLGPDESCEFLHDPSMKSSLEGQVKKSLSVTPLGNSSGYFLNLNVVNTVQKTNERFSLPVTKAEFAVMRTALSYVLPHIMGWDQVIGPRLPNIPQNTPRQRREVLPDPDFEWGR
- the LOC103711070 gene encoding single-stranded DNA-binding protein WHY2, mitochondrial isoform X3 yields the protein MLKLSRFLPSRNEQARNFLLRKATKIKDTFWLSAFSSQHGISTSGPDLVANAGNFSGRRFAQYTIFKGKAALSVSPKLPSFCIMDSGSSRVDRKGGVMLTFWPAVGQRKYDWQKKQVFALSPTEVGSLISLGPDESCEFLHDPSMKSSLEGQVKKSLSVTPLGNSSGYFLNLNVVNTVQKTNERFSLPVTKAEFAVMRTALSYVLPHIMGWDQVIGPRLPNIPQNTPRQRREVLPDPDFEWGR
- the LOC103711070 gene encoding single-stranded DNA-binding protein WHY2, mitochondrial isoform X1, whose product is MLKLSRFLPSRWRVARNEQARNFLLRKATKIKDTFWLSAFSSQHGISTSGPDLVANAGNFSGRRFAQYTIFKGKAALSVSPKLPSFCIMDSGSSRVDRKGGVMLTFWPAVGQRKYDWQKKQVFALSPTEVGSLISLGPDESCEFLHDPSMKSSLEGQVKKSLSVTPLGNSSGYFLNLNVVNTVQKTNERFSLPVTKAEFAVMRTALSYVLPHIMGWDQVIGPRLPNIPQNTPRQRREVLPDPDFEWGR
- the LOC103711070 gene encoding single-stranded DNA-binding protein WHY2, mitochondrial isoform X2, whose amino-acid sequence is MLKLSRFLPSRWRVARNEQARNFLLRKATKIKDTFWLSAFSSQHGISTSGPDLVANGNFSGRRFAQYTIFKGKAALSVSPKLPSFCIMDSGSSRVDRKGGVMLTFWPAVGQRKYDWQKKQVFALSPTEVGSLISLGPDESCEFLHDPSMKSSLEGQVKKSLSVTPLGNSSGYFLNLNVVNTVQKTNERFSLPVTKAEFAVMRTALSYVLPHIMGWDQVIGPRLPNIPQNTPRQRREVLPDPDFEWGR
- the LOC103711103 gene encoding putative pentatricopeptide repeat-containing protein At5g08490, translating into MSKFDEHNNSWIMPSPQRIFGKYQVFSNPRICFIPGQNAVSWMQTRSIKTCFRYRKQRSRSVNKRISAKISYILDGVRPATLPPKPQTSLLCSLASCSEQGHQVSAYELLDEMLVPDYKSCNTMIKNYTTDHQYLKALSVFKWMQNARLRPDSFALAAVVKSSGAIHDAGLGATLHAFAVRGGFLTFVAVEKALMDMYARFDMLSESCQVFREMRWRDSVAWNVLLSGYARARLYGDAMDLFHAMGDEEVKPTAVTMAVILPICAKLKILKAGQSVHAFVIKMGLDSDTLVGNALISMYAKCGSIINDAFRTFCLIAWKDVISWNSMIAGYCDGSFFGEAFELFCRMLLSGWQPNYATVANILPICASVEDGWCYGRELHCYALRCGLEVELAVCNALLTHYSKVGDMKAVESIFKQMHSRDLVTWNTVIAGYALNGWLSRAINLFHELLSSEIKPDSITLIGVLPVCAQLNDVREGKKIHGYILRHLLLCQEASTGNALISFYGKCGELDNALKTFKGIPERDLISWNAMLSAYADNEQWEKFVDLLNQMNLKGIQPDPVTTLSVLQVSAFYGIKKVREAHAYSLRAGFTSQMTVGNAILDAYAKCGSTDDAFRMFRSLTGRNVITGNTMISGYLKHGCREDAEMIFGQMCERDVTTWNLMIQVYAQNDCIDRAFGLFHELQHERMKPDNVGMMSILAACARLASVHLVRQCHGYIIRASLGDDHLEGALLDSYAKCGSINDAYKLFRTSYQKDLVTYTAMLGGYAMHGMAQEALGVYSQMVELDIKLDHVIITSLLSACSHAGLVDEGWKLFKSISKNHGIEPTMEHYACMVDLLARRGRFREAYDFIKDMPCEANGNLWGTLLGACKTYGEVEVGRLVADHLFDVDTGNIGNYVVMSNIYAADGRWDGVEQVRRLMKAKDLKKPAGCSWIEVERMRHVFVAGDLSHPLRLIIRSTLRTLDRQIKDPLGQSK